In Parabacteroides timonensis, the genomic stretch AGAGGGAGAACATTATGACTTCCTTGCCAAAATCAGCAGAATATAGACGAGTATTTTATAGATTATTTAGAAGAGAAATATCTCCAGCTTCATTATCTTTGCGAAAATAAATACTTTAGAGGACTCTTTTTATGAAATTAATGATACGAATTTTTTGCCTATTGTTTTTTGTTACAGTATTCGCAGATGCTGCTACCCAGCGTAAAATCCCTTCCTACGAAAAGTATATAAAAACATACAGCGACCTGGCCATACAACAGCAAAAGAAATACAAGATCCCTGCCAGTATCACCCTGGCACAGGGAATACTTGAGTCCGGAGCCGGACAAAGCGACCTGGCACGGCGCTCGAACAATCATTTCGGCATTAAATGTCATTCCGACTGGCGTGGCGGACGTGTCTATCATGACGACGACCTGCGCGGAGAGTGCTTCCGTAAATATAAACGGGTGGAAGATTCATATGAAGACCACTCCAAATTCCTGAAGCGCTCGCGCTACGAATCGCTGTTTCGCCTTAAAATCACTGACTACAAAGGTTGGGCGAGAGGCCTCCAAAAGTGTGGTTACGCAACTGACCGTGCTTACGCGAACAAATTAATCAAAGTAATTGAAGATTATGAACTTTACCGTTATGATACCGGAAAAGTCCACAACCTTACACGCAAGGAAAAGAAAAATCTCAAATTCCCGACAGTCAGATATACGATCTACAGAACTTACGGATTGCTGTATGTTTATGCTAAAGAGAACGACAGTTTCGACCAAATAGCACAGAATCTGGACTTTCCTGTAAAAGATTTGAAAAAGTTCAATGAAGTGCCGGAAGACTTTCCGCTACAGAAAGGCGATATTGTCTACCTGGAAAAGAAGAAAAAGAAGGCAGACAAGCCTAATTACGACCATGTTGTACAAATCGGAGAGTCCATGCACAGCATCTCCCAAAAATACGGAATACAAATCAAGAGCCTGTATAAGATAAATAAAAAAGACAAAGATTACGTTCCTGAAGAAGGAGATGTATTAAAACTTAGATAAGTAAGATAAAAAAATAGTATCTTTGCGGCCAAATACGTAAAAACAATGAGTGACCAACGTTACAACCTGCGCGGTGTATCCGCTTCAAAAGAAGATGTTCACAATGCAATAAAGAACATCGATAAGGGAATATTCCCTAAAGCATTTTGTAAGATCATCCCCGATATATTAGGCGGTGATCCTGAATACTGCAACATTATGCACGCTGACGGAGCCGGAACAAAATCATCCCTGGCTTACATGTACTGGAAAGAAACCGGTGACCTGTCTGTGTGGAAAGGTATTGCACAGGATGCACTGATCATGAACATCGACGACCTATTATGCGTAGGAGCTGTCGATAATATCCTTGTTTCATCCACCATCGGACGAAATAAACTGCTGATCCCGGGAGAGGTAATCTCCGCCATCATCAACGGAACAGACGAACTGTTGGCCGAACTGCGTGAAATGGGCGTCGGTTGCTATGCAACAGGAGGTGAAACAGCCGATGTCGGCGATCTGGTTCGCACAATCATTGTAGACAGCACCGTAACCTGCCGTATGAAACGTGCAGACGTTGTAGACAACAGCAAAATACAAGGTGGCGACGTCATTGTCGGCATGGCCTCCTACGGACAGGCTACCTACGAAAAAGAATATAACGGCGGAACAGGCAGCAACGGTTTGACCTCTGCTCGTCACGACGTATTTGCCAAATACCTGGCTGAAAAATATCCGGAAAGCTACGATGCAGCAGTTCCTGACGAGTTGGTTTATTCCGGCGGTCTGAAGCTGACAGAGAAAATCGAAGAACTGGGTATCGATGCCGGTAAACTGGTATTATCCCCTACCCGCACGTATGCGCCGGTAATCAAAATGTTACTGGATAAACTACGTCCACAAATCCACGGAATGGTACATTGCTCCGGCGGAGCACAGACTAAGGTTATGCACTTCGTAGAAAACAAGCGTGTTACAAAGAATAATCTGTTCCCGGTTCCTCCTCTTTTCCGTATCATACAGGAACAGAGCGGCACCGATTGGAGTGAAATGTATAAAGTGTTCAACATGGGACACCGCATGGAAATCTATCTGTCGCCCGAACATGCAGAAGAAGTGGTCAACATTGCCAAGAGCTTCAACATCGATGCACAGGTGGTCGGCTTCGTGGAAGAGGCGGATAAGAACGAATTGATTATTGAGAGCGAAAAAGGTCGCTTCATATATTAATCTGATAAATGGCTGAAAATAACTTATTAGGAAGATTAGACGGACTGGTAAGCCGTTTTGAAGAAGTCGGAACACTGATTACCGACCCGGCAGTGATTGCCGATATGAAACGGTTTGTAAAACTCAATAAAGAGTATCGCGATCTGGAGAAGATCGTGACTACCCGCAATGAATATGTAAACACGTTAAACGGGATAAAAGAAGCCCGGCAGATGCTGGATACGGAGCAAGATCCTGAAATGAAAGAAATTGCCCGCGAAGAGTTGGATTCCTGTAACGCACGTGTTCCGGAACTGGAAGAAGAAATCAAGCTGTTGCTTGTACCCAGCGATCCGGAAGACGACAAAAACGCGATCGTTGAAATACGTGGAGGAACGGGAGGCGATGAAGCCGCCCTTTTTGCCGGCGACCTGTATCGTATGTATGTAAAATACTGCGAAACAAAAGGCTGGAAAATAGCTCTCTCCAGTTGCAGCGAAGGCTCGTCGGGCGGATACAAAGAAATCATTTTCACCGTCAGCGGCGAGAAGGTGTACGGCACACTCAAATATGAGTCGGGAGTACATCGCGTTCAACGTGTACCTGCAACCGAAACCCAGGGACGTGTACATACATCTGCTGCAACCGTAGCCGTACTCCCCGAAGCAGACGAGTTTGATGTTGAAATTAACGAAGGTGAAATTAAGTGGGATACTTTCCGCTCAGGAGGTGCCGGCGGCCAGAATGTGAACAAGGTCGAATCGGGCGTACGTTTAAGATACGTCTGGAAGAATCCGAACACCGGCATAAGCGAGGAAATCCTGATCGAATGTACGGAGACACGCGACCAACCGAAAAATAAAGAACGGGCCCTTACACGCCTGCGTTCTTTCATATATGATAAAGAACATCAGAAATACCTCGACGACATTGCCAACAAACGTAAGACAATGGTTTCGTCGGGCGACCGATCCGCGAAGATTCGTACATACAACTATCCGCAAGGACGTATCACCGATCATCGTATCAACTACACGATTTACAATCTGTCTGCTTTCATGGATGGCGATATACAAACTTGCATCGACCAACTGACCGTTGCCGAAAATGCAGAACGCCTGAAAGAAGCAGAATTATAACAATTTCATTATTTGACACGAAACAAGATGAACAAGCAACAATTATTCGAGAACATCAAAAAGAAACAATCCTTCCTCTGTGTCGGATTGGATACTGATATAAAAAAGATTCCGCAGCATTTACTTTCTGAAGAAGACCCGATCTTCGCTTTCAACAAGGCAATCATCGATGCTACTGCCGATTACTGCGTAGCTTACAAACCGAACCTGGCATTCTACGAGAGTCTGGGTGTGAAAGGTATGCTTTCTTTCGAAAAGACAGTAACTTATCTGCGCGAAAACTATCCGGACCAGTTCATCATTGCCGATGCAAAACGTGGTGATATCGGTAATACATCCGAAATGTACGCCCGTTCTTTCTTCGATCATATCAAGGTAGATGCCGTAACAGTGGCTCCTTATATGGGTGAAGACAGCGTAAAACCGTTCCTGATCTACCCGGAAGCATGGGTTATCCTGTTAGCTCTTACGTCAAACAAAGGTTCACAGGATTTCCAGATGACAGAAGATGCCAACGGCGAACGTCTGTTCGAAAAAGTACTGAAGAAGTCGCAGGATTGGGCTACCGACGAACAAATGATGTATGTTGTCGGTGCTACGCAGGGAAAAATGTTCCTTGATATCCGTAAGTATGCCCCCAATCATTTTTTGCTGGTTCCGGGTGTCGGAGCACAGGGAGGCAGCCTTCACGAAGTGGCTCAATACGGTATGAACGACGAATGTGGCCTGTTAGTCAACTCTTCCCGTGCGATCATTTATGCTGATAAATCAGAGAATTTTGCTTCGTTCGCCCGCAAAGCAGCAGAAGAAGTACAGCGTGAAATGGCAGGATATCTGCATGATAAGGGAATTATTCCCTGCAAAGCATAGGCAATCCCAATTATTTTCACCATTTTTGCAAACTGCTTTATTCTTAGTGGAGCAGTCTCAATTCAAATACAATTAACAAAATAAGTAATGGAGTTATCAGCCCAACAAATAGCGGACTTTCTTGGCGGAACCGTTGAAGGCAACCCAGAAGTGAGAGTCAGCAACTTCTCAAAAATAGAAGAAGGACAACCCGGAACATTATCATTCCTGGCCAATCCTAAGTACGAACATTATATCTATAATACAGAAGCTAGCATTGTTCTGGTGAATAACGACTTTTCTCCGGCTGAACAAATTACTGCCACCTTAATTAAGGTTGAAAATGCTTATGCTGCGCTTGCCATGTTACTCAATTTGGTAGAACAGTCTAAACCGAAAAAGGCCGGGGTATCTTCGGCTGCCTTTATTGCAGCCTCCGCTACATTGGGAGAAGATTGCTATGTCGGCAATTTCGCTTATATCGGCGAGAACGTAAAGCTGGGTAAAAACTGCCAGATATTTCCTAACGTATATATAGGCGACGGTGTTACCGTTGGAGATAACTGCCTTCTTTATCCTCATACAACCATATATAACGGATGTAAAATCGGAGACAATTGTATCCTGCATGCCGGTTCTGTGATCGGTTCGGACGGTTTCGGTTTTGCTCCCGAAGGAGATAATTACAAAAAGATCCCGCAATTAGGAAACGTTGTGTTGGAAGACAATGTAGAAGTCGGAGCCAATACTACGATCGACCGTGCAGTAATGGGTTCAACCATTATCCGCCGGGGTGTAAAACTGGATAACCTGGTTCAGATCGCCCACAATGTGGAAGTAGGCGAAAATACAGTAATGGCTGCCCAGGTAGGTATCGCCGGCTCTGTAAAGATCGGCAGCCATTGTATGTTTGGCGGACAGGTGGGTCTGGCAGGACACATCCATATTGCCGACCATGTAATATTCGGTGCACAGGCTGGTGTGATCAGCGATATTAAGGAAGCAAAAACCGTATTAGGGGCTCCTGCCATCGATGCGAAAAACTTCATGCGCTCGAGTGCGATATTCAACCGTCTGCCGGATATGTACCGCACCATGGGACAGTTACAGCGCGAGATCGAACAATTAAAGAAAGAAATCAATAAATAATATACGTATGCAGAAACAAAAGACGCTAGCCAAGAGTTTCTCGATGCAAGGTAAAGGCTTGCATACCGGACTGGATATCCAGATAACATTCAATCCGGCACCGGAAAACCATGGTTACAAAATTAAACGTGTTGACCTGGAAGGACAACCTGTTATTGATGCATTGGCAGAAAACGTAGCCAGTACACAAAGAGGTACTGTTCTCTCTAAAAACGGCATTCAGATCAGCACCGTTGAACATGCAATGGCAGCTTTATATGCCTACGAAATCGATAACTGCCTGATCGAAGTGAATGCACCCGAATTCCCTATCCTCGACGGTAGTTCACGTTTCTTCGCAGAAGAAATCCAAAAAGCCGGGATTGTTGAACAGAATGCACCGAAAGACTATTACATCGTAAAACATAAGATCGAAGTAAAAGACGAAGAAACCGGTTCCTCACTGATCATTCTTCCGGACGATAAATTCAGTGTAAATGTACTGATCTCTTTCGACTCTCCCGTATTGTCGAATCAGTTCGCTACACTGAACGACCTGAGCGAATTTCCGACAGAGCTGGCCGCATCACGTACATTCGTCTTCGTTCGCGAAGTGGAAATGCTTCGCCAGAACAACCTGATCAAAGGGGGCGACCTCGACAATGCAATCGTAATCTACGACCAGAAGATGCCGCAAGATGCACTCGACAAACTGGCAGACGAATTAGGCATTCCTCATAAAGACGTACACGAACTGGGTTATATCAACAATAAGCCGCTGGTATTCGATAACGAACCGGCACGCCATAAACTGATCGACGTATTGGGTGACCTTGCACTGATTGGCAAACCTATCCGTGGACGCATCATCGCTACCCGTCCGGGTCATAAGATCAACAACCAGTTGGCACGTATGATCCGCAAAGATATTAAACTGAACGAAGTACAGGCTCCGATTTACGATCCGAATGCAGAACCGATCATGGATATTAACCGTATCCGCGAATTGCTTCCTCACCGTTACCCGTTCCTGTTGGTCGATAAGATCATCGAAATCGGCGGAGATTACATCGTCGGAATAAAAAATATTACGACAAACGAACCGTTCTTTACCGGACACTTCCCCCAGGAACCAGTGACACCGGGTGTATTGCTGGTAGAAGCAATGGCTCAGACAGGTGGTTTACTCGTTCTGAATTCAGTAGACGAACCGGAACGGTATTCTACTTATTTCATGAAGATAGACGGAGTGAAGTTCCGCCAGAAAGTGGTGCCGGGAGATACTTTGATCCTCCGTCTGGAACTGCTGGCTCCTATCCGTCGAGGTATCTCTACGATGAAAGGTTATATCTTCGTGGGCGACAAGCTGGTATGCGAAGCTGAATTTATGGCTCAGATTATAAAAAATAAATAATAGAAGAAGGCAATGAATCAATCCCCTTTAGCAGTCGTACATCCCGAAGCAAAGATCGGCCAGAATGTAACGATAGATCCTTTTGCAGTGATTGAAAAGGATGTAGTAATAGGCGACAATTGTCACATTTATTCACACGCAGTCATTCTCGACGGGGCCAGGATCGGAAACAATTGTTCCATCTTCCCGGGAGCTGTAATTGCCGGTATTCCACAAGACCTGAAGTTCAACGGAGAGCAGACAACCGCCGAAGTAGGAAACAATACTACTATCCGCGAATGTGTTACGATCAACCGTGGTACAGCATCGAAAGGCAAGACCGTAGTCGGAAGCGACTGCCTGATTATGGCATATTCCCATATTGCCCACGATTGTGTACTGAAAGATCATATCATCATCGGTAATGCTTCCCAGATAGCCGGAGAAGTGGAGATTGACGACTTTGCCATTGTCAGCGGCGGTAGCCTGGTTCACCAGTTTACCCGCATATCCAAGCATGTAATGGTTCAGGGCGGTTCACGTATCGGAAAAGATATTCCTCCTTATACGTTGATCGGTCGCGACCCGATCGTTTATTGCGGTATCAATATCGTCGGTTTACGCCGTCGCGGATTCACCAACGAACAGGTATTCCTGATCCAGGATATCTATCGTACTTTATATACTCGCGGGCTGAACAATACAGAGGCACTGAAAGCGATCGAAACGGAATATGTACCCAGCATAGAAAGAGACTTGATCTTAAACTTTATCAAGACTTCCGAACGGGGTATCGTAAGAGGTTCCATCGACGAGTAAACGATAAGAAAATAAACAATTTTGAAGGGCTGTCAACTCCTTGCGGGGTTAACGGCCCTTTTGTTTTATATAACTGAATCCACAGGCCGCTTTTTTTATATCGTTATATGTTGGTATTGATATTTTTTACTACTTTTGAACCAACAAAAAACTAAAAAGACTATGGTATTTAGATTCCTCATTCTATCAGATGAAGTAGATGACTTCAAACGCGAGATCAAGATTGACGCGGAAGCTACTTTCCTCGATCTCCACGACGCCATCCTGGACTCGGTTGGTTACACAAAAGATCAGATGTGTTCTTTCTTTATTTGTGACGACGACTGGAGCAAGAATACGGAAATAACATTGGTTGAAATGGACACCACTTCAGAAGTGGATAGCTATATAATGGGTGACACTCGTCTGGAAGAATTGCTCGAAGACGAACACCAGAAACTTATGTTCGTTTTCGACTATATGACCGAACGTGCCTTCTTTATGGAACTTCGTGAAATAGAGCCGGGCAAAGACCTCGACAAAGCAATGATCAGCAAGTCTATCGGTCTTCCTCCCGCACAAACGGTCGACTTCGACGAGTTTGATACCAAAAGTACAACAACAGATATCGGCGAAGATTTCTACGGCGATTCTGAATACGACATCGACGAACTGGATAAAGGTGGTTTCGAAGGCTTAGGCGACGGACCGATGGAAAATCCATACGACGACGAGCGTTTTTAATAAATGAATTCCCTTGTCATATTATTAGGGCCGACAGGAGTCGGAAAAACAGAACTGAGCCTGCGTGTAGCAGAGCACTTCGGTTCGCCTATTATCTCATCCGACTCCCGTCAGCTATATAAAGACCTGCCTATCGGTACTGCCGCTCCTACCCCGGAGCAAATGGCAAGAGTAAAACATTACATGGTCGGCACACTCGAGTTGACCGATTATTACAGTGCCAGTAACTTTGAAGAAGATGTTATTTCCTTATTAAATACACTTCACCAGACAACTCCGACAGTGGTTATGACCGGAGGTTCCATGATGTACATCGACGCCGTATGCAAAGGGATCGACGATATCCCTACTGTCACTCCCGAGATACGTGATGCCATCTACGCCCAGTTCGAACGTGAAGGGTTGGAACCTATCCTGGCAGAGTTAAAAGAAGCAGATCCGATTCATTACGATGAAGTAGATCGCATGAACTACAAACGGGTTATCCATGCCGTAGAGATCTGTCGGATGACGGGAAAGCCCTACTCCTCTTTCCGTACCAATATAAAAAAAGTACGTCCTTTCAATATTATTAAAGTTGGATTGACCCGCGACCGGGAAGAGTTATGCGAACGTATCAACCACCGGGTCGACCAGATGATGGATGACGGACTGCTTGAAGAGGCACGTAAAGTGTATCCTTACCGCCACCTTAACTCGCTTAACACAGTCGGCTACAAAGAACTATTCAAATATTTTGATGGGGAATGGTCTTTAGACTTCGCAGTTGAAAAGATCAGACGCAACTCACGTGTTTATGCCCGCAAGCAAATGACTTGGTTCAAACGGGATACGGAGATCGAATGGTTCCATCCGGAAAAGGAAACAGAGATTATGAATTTTATAAAAAAACAACTATAAAACCTGATATCTATACCTAACAAACTTATACTCATAACAATCCACAACCTCAATATGCCTACCTAAGATTAAAAAACAACCTTTCTAATTAAATAAACACAGAAATACCAATAGCGAAAACGGCTATAAAAAGAAACTCTTCTTCTAGCCTTAAGGCAATATAATAGATACAATAGAACTCATACTCCTATCTTCTATTGATATTTTAGTGAACAAATGATAATTCAGGGATAAGTCCTAAATGGACTATGGTTTATTTGTGACAAATATATGAAATATTTATTTAATCATGTTTTGTTATTAAAAAATATACACATACCCAAGAATGTTTTTTAACACATCCTTATCTATAACCTCGAAAAAAGCCCTCTACAGCCTTATTCTTCACCAAATATTCATTAGCTACACCAAGAAAAATATTGTCTAAGAAAAATTCAACCATAGTCCATTTAGAACTATGATTTAACACAAATCCTACATGCCAAATCTAAAAAGTAAAATCTGTTTTGGTTCATGGGATAGAAAGATTTATACATCAAATATTATTTTTAATCTAAATTTCCATGCGAAAAAAATTAAATTTAGTTAGCTTTATTCTACTGGCGGGAACACTAGCTTCCCCAGGAACAACTTTTGCAGGAACTACACCAGCAGAGCCTAGTACCAGTATTTCCCAACAAACGGGAAGAGTGACATGCGTTGTGGAAGATGCTCTAGGCCCAGTAACCGGAGCATCTGTGATTGTGAAGGGGACAACTACGGGTAATGTATCCGATACCGACGGTAAGGTTGTTTTAGAAGGTTTGAAGCGCGGAGACATCATTCAGGTTTCTTTCGTCGGTTATATCACACAAGAAATCCCCTATACCGGACAGTCTACTATCAAGATCGACCTGAAAGAAGATTCTCAAGCTTTGGAAGAAGTTGTAATCGTTGGTTACGGCGTTCAGAAAAAAGAAAGTTTAACGGGTGCTTTGCAAACCCTGAAAGAAGAGAAACTGACCGACATCACAACACCTTCAGTTGAAAACATGCTAAATGGTAAGGTATCAGGAGTGTACGTAGCCCCGGGTTCCGGACAACCGGGTTCAAGCGGTGCAGTTGTGGTACGCGGTAAAGCGACATTAAGTGGTTCGACAGCTCCACTTTGGGTAATCGACGGTGTGATCGTTGGGGACGGTGCCGGATTACTGAATCCTTCGGACATTGAAACTATGACTATCCTGAAAGATGCTGCTTCTACCGCCATCTATGGTTCGGAAGGGGCAAACGGTGTTATCCTTATTACAACCAAAGCGGCCAAGAGCGGCAAGATACAGATAAACGCTTCTGCCAAACTAGGTATCAGCACGTTGAACAACGGGAAACTGGAAATGATGAATGGAGCGGAACTATATGACTACTACGCCTCTTTCAACAATCCGGAAATGGTTGCTTTCCCTCGCTGGAACTCGGAATTGCGCAACTCCAATTTCGATTGGTGGGATCTGGCCACTCAATCCGGCTTTACACAAGATTATAACATATCACTCTCAGGAGGAAACGACCAGCTTAGTTCATACTTCTCTGTCGGATACTACGACGAAGAGGGAGCTGTAAAAGGATACGACTATTCGCGCTACACCTTCCGCTATCGTTCAAACTATAAACCATTCAAATGGTTGACTATTAAACCTTCTGTTTCAGGAGCAATGCGTACGGTAGAGGATGCACAGTATTCCGTTACATCTATGTACTCCATGTTTCCGTGGGACAGTCCTTATAAAGAAAACGGCGAATTGGTTCCCGACCGTTACCAAGGATGGGTCAACAGCCAGCAGACAAACTACCTGAACGATCTTTCGTATGGCAATCATACTGATTATAAGACTTACGAGTTCCTTGGTAACTTGGATTTCGATATTAAGATTACAGATTGGTTGACATTCCGTTCAGTAAACAGTTTCCAATACACAAATTATTATTATCAATCATATAGCGATCCGCGAAGCAATGGAGCCTCCGGCGTAAATGGTCGTATCGAAGAATACCAAAGCAATACGAGCCGCCGCTATACCAACCAGTTGTTGAACTTCAACAAAATGTTTGGCAAACACTCGGTAGATGCCGTATTGGCTTACGAGTTCAAAGACTATCAAGGAAAAGCCATCAAGGCTATAGGAACAGGGTTCGCTCCTGGATTTGAGGTGCTGGATGTAACTGCCTTACCTGAAAAAGTGGGAGGAAGCCTAACTGAATCGGCAGTTCAATCTTACTTCTTCCGTGGAAACTACTCATACGATAACCGTTATGTGGCAGAGCTATCTCTTCGTCGCGACGGAGCATCCAACTTCGGTTCAGACGCCCGTTATGGTAATTTTTATTCAGTTAGTGGTGGCTGGAATATCAGTCGTGAACATTGGTTCAATGCAAAATGGGTAGACGCACTCAAAGTTCGTGCTTCATACGGTATCATGGGTAACCGCCCGGGTGATTATTATCCGCAATATGCCCTTTATTCAATTTCAGCCAACTATGATGGCATACCGGGTACATTGATCAGCCAAGTCGGCAATCCGAACTTAACTTGGGAAGAAACAGCCACATTCGGTATCGGCGTGGACGCCAACTTGTTTAATAACCGCCTGCGCATTGTATTCGATTACTATAATAAGTACACGACAGACGTACTTTACAAGACCCCGCTATCTGGTCTTACAGGTGTAACCAGTCGTTGGCAAAATATTGGTGAAATCAGTAACAAAGGTATCGAACTTACTATAGGTGGTGACATTATCCGCACTAAAGACTGGAACTGGAGCCTCGAAGCCAACGTGGGACACAACAAGAATACAGTAGAAAAGCTGTATGGGGACGATCCTAATATGGAAGTCGTTATTGGCGGTGGTATAGGTATTGCCGGTGAAGCATCGAAAATTCTGAAGGTAGGCTATAGCAGTGACGCATTCTATGTAAAAGAATGGGCTGGCGTAAACCCGGAAAACGGAGCTCCGCAATGGTACACTACCACAGAAGACGGCAGCCGTGTCATAACAGATGATTACACAAAGGCCGACCTTGTGATCAGCAAACCATCTACACCGAAACTGTTTGGTGGATTCAACACCTCATTAAGCTGGAGAAACATTGATCTGAATGCCGTATTCGGTTTCTCTCTCGGTGGTAAGATCTATAACTATTCCCGTCAAGAATATGATGCCGACGGTACTTACACCGACCGCAACCAGATGAAATTGAAAGATGGATGGAATCGTTGGGAAAAACCTGGCGATATCGCAACACATCCTGTTCCATCTTATAATAATCAATCAAAAGCAAACAGCCCTTCCAGCCGTTATCTGGAAGATAGCGATTATCTGAAACTGCGTTCGCTTACTATTGGCTATAACCTAAGTCTGCCCAAGTATTACATCCAGAATATGCGCATCTTCTTTGCTGGTGAAAACCTGTTCACAGTCACCGGTTATTCGGGTGTAGATCCGGAAATACCAGCTAAAGCCAATGACGACGGAACAATTTCTGTTATCGGCTCTGCCGGTCCTTCAGTTTATCCGTCTACACGCAAATTCATGTTCGGTCTTAATTTAACATTCTAAACTAGCTAAGTAAATATGAAAACTAATATAAAGAAATTCTTTCTGGCAACTGTTTGCATAGGAACACTGTTGACTTCCTGCGATATCGAACGATTGCCTAATGGAAGCATGGCGGCCGAAGACATAACTTCGGACCCGAATAAAGCACTCGACGGCTTAGTGCGTGGCGCCTATGCCCAATTGAAAACATGGTCTGACCCGATGCACCGCCTCGGTGAATATGCGGGCGACAATATGATGATTCGAGGCTCATCCACGGATGCATTCTACGAATTCATCTCTTTCTCTCGTACTGCCGAGAATTATCGACTGGATGCCTTCTGGAATTCAGGCTACAAAGCCATAGCCCAGACTTCCAACATCATCAAAATGATTGAAGAAGGACAAAGCGAAGACATAGACAACAAGTTGGGCGAATGCTACTATATCAGAGGTATGATGTATTTCTACCTTACTCGTGCCTACTCCCGCCCTTATTATCAAGCGCCAAATAAAAATCTGGGGGTACCTATCGTCAACGGAACACCAGATGATCTTGAGAATTTACAATTACCAGACCGTTCAACGGTTGAAGAAAGTTATGCACAAGCTATTGCCGACTTGCGCAAAGCAGAAAGCATGCTGACTATCAACGAAGGTCCGGCCTACGCATCCATCGGAGCTG encodes the following:
- a CDS encoding glucosaminidase domain-containing protein, yielding MKLMIRIFCLLFFVTVFADAATQRKIPSYEKYIKTYSDLAIQQQKKYKIPASITLAQGILESGAGQSDLARRSNNHFGIKCHSDWRGGRVYHDDDLRGECFRKYKRVEDSYEDHSKFLKRSRYESLFRLKITDYKGWARGLQKCGYATDRAYANKLIKVIEDYELYRYDTGKVHNLTRKEKKNLKFPTVRYTIYRTYGLLYVYAKENDSFDQIAQNLDFPVKDLKKFNEVPEDFPLQKGDIVYLEKKKKKADKPNYDHVVQIGESMHSISQKYGIQIKSLYKINKKDKDYVPEEGDVLKLR
- a CDS encoding AIR synthase related protein, whose product is MSDQRYNLRGVSASKEDVHNAIKNIDKGIFPKAFCKIIPDILGGDPEYCNIMHADGAGTKSSLAYMYWKETGDLSVWKGIAQDALIMNIDDLLCVGAVDNILVSSTIGRNKLLIPGEVISAIINGTDELLAELREMGVGCYATGGETADVGDLVRTIIVDSTVTCRMKRADVVDNSKIQGGDVIVGMASYGQATYEKEYNGGTGSNGLTSARHDVFAKYLAEKYPESYDAAVPDELVYSGGLKLTEKIEELGIDAGKLVLSPTRTYAPVIKMLLDKLRPQIHGMVHCSGGAQTKVMHFVENKRVTKNNLFPVPPLFRIIQEQSGTDWSEMYKVFNMGHRMEIYLSPEHAEEVVNIAKSFNIDAQVVGFVEEADKNELIIESEKGRFIY
- the prfA gene encoding peptide chain release factor 1; protein product: MAENNLLGRLDGLVSRFEEVGTLITDPAVIADMKRFVKLNKEYRDLEKIVTTRNEYVNTLNGIKEARQMLDTEQDPEMKEIAREELDSCNARVPELEEEIKLLLVPSDPEDDKNAIVEIRGGTGGDEAALFAGDLYRMYVKYCETKGWKIALSSCSEGSSGGYKEIIFTVSGEKVYGTLKYESGVHRVQRVPATETQGRVHTSAATVAVLPEADEFDVEINEGEIKWDTFRSGGAGGQNVNKVESGVRLRYVWKNPNTGISEEILIECTETRDQPKNKERALTRLRSFIYDKEHQKYLDDIANKRKTMVSSGDRSAKIRTYNYPQGRITDHRINYTIYNLSAFMDGDIQTCIDQLTVAENAERLKEAEL
- the pyrF gene encoding orotidine-5'-phosphate decarboxylase is translated as MNKQQLFENIKKKQSFLCVGLDTDIKKIPQHLLSEEDPIFAFNKAIIDATADYCVAYKPNLAFYESLGVKGMLSFEKTVTYLRENYPDQFIIADAKRGDIGNTSEMYARSFFDHIKVDAVTVAPYMGEDSVKPFLIYPEAWVILLALTSNKGSQDFQMTEDANGERLFEKVLKKSQDWATDEQMMYVVGATQGKMFLDIRKYAPNHFLLVPGVGAQGGSLHEVAQYGMNDECGLLVNSSRAIIYADKSENFASFARKAAEEVQREMAGYLHDKGIIPCKA
- the lpxD gene encoding UDP-3-O-(3-hydroxymyristoyl)glucosamine N-acyltransferase; this translates as MELSAQQIADFLGGTVEGNPEVRVSNFSKIEEGQPGTLSFLANPKYEHYIYNTEASIVLVNNDFSPAEQITATLIKVENAYAALAMLLNLVEQSKPKKAGVSSAAFIAASATLGEDCYVGNFAYIGENVKLGKNCQIFPNVYIGDGVTVGDNCLLYPHTTIYNGCKIGDNCILHAGSVIGSDGFGFAPEGDNYKKIPQLGNVVLEDNVEVGANTTIDRAVMGSTIIRRGVKLDNLVQIAHNVEVGENTVMAAQVGIAGSVKIGSHCMFGGQVGLAGHIHIADHVIFGAQAGVISDIKEAKTVLGAPAIDAKNFMRSSAIFNRLPDMYRTMGQLQREIEQLKKEINK
- a CDS encoding bifunctional UDP-3-O-[3-hydroxymyristoyl] N-acetylglucosamine deacetylase/3-hydroxyacyl-ACP dehydratase encodes the protein MQKQKTLAKSFSMQGKGLHTGLDIQITFNPAPENHGYKIKRVDLEGQPVIDALAENVASTQRGTVLSKNGIQISTVEHAMAALYAYEIDNCLIEVNAPEFPILDGSSRFFAEEIQKAGIVEQNAPKDYYIVKHKIEVKDEETGSSLIILPDDKFSVNVLISFDSPVLSNQFATLNDLSEFPTELAASRTFVFVREVEMLRQNNLIKGGDLDNAIVIYDQKMPQDALDKLADELGIPHKDVHELGYINNKPLVFDNEPARHKLIDVLGDLALIGKPIRGRIIATRPGHKINNQLARMIRKDIKLNEVQAPIYDPNAEPIMDINRIRELLPHRYPFLLVDKIIEIGGDYIVGIKNITTNEPFFTGHFPQEPVTPGVLLVEAMAQTGGLLVLNSVDEPERYSTYFMKIDGVKFRQKVVPGDTLILRLELLAPIRRGISTMKGYIFVGDKLVCEAEFMAQIIKNK